The DNA sequence AGACCAGGAAACGGCGTTTACGAGCTGAGGGAGCCCGAGGGATGAGATGAGCAGGACAGCAAGAACCGTTCTGATCTTTTTCATGTCTGAAGCTCCACAGTTACTTCAGTTCATCGAGCGCGAGGTTCAGCTCCAGAACGTTGACCACCGGTTCGCCGAGCATGCCAAGCCAGCGGTCTTCTGTATGCGACGCAACGAGCGCGCGGACCCTGACCTCGTCAAGCCCGCGAACCTTTGCCACGCGATGGACTTGATACTCGGCGGCAGCCGGGCTGACCTGCGGATCGAGACCGCTGCCTGAGGCAGTGACCAGATCAACGGGAATCTTAGCGTCATT is a window from the Nitrospirota bacterium genome containing:
- the kdpC gene encoding potassium-transporting ATPase subunit KdpC, which gives rise to SELLGQQFDDPKYFWGRLSATTPYPYNGGSSSGSNLGPNNPDLVKAVQARIDALRAADPGNDAKIPVDLVTASGSGLDPQVSPAAAEYQVHRVAKVRGLDEVRVRALVASHTEDRWLGMLGEPVVNVLELNLALDELK